AATGTTCTTGACGTGTACGAAAAATTTACAATGTTTAATAAACATGTAGACACGTGAGCATTTTTTAAATTTGTATTTTATTGTTCCATTagtgaatatttttgaaattatgaaCTTTTTGGGAATCCTGGACTTTTTTTTAAGAAGCAAAAAATAAGAActgaacaaaaagcaaaaaaagCAGAATGCAACGAAAAAAAGAcactgataagtgccacacgtttGGGACAAGCACATGGAAAACTCCGAGCATTGTTTATGACAGGTTTAGTAATGCGAAGATGACAACTTTAGTTGCCAAACATGGCAACTTTCGTGGCTCAGTTTATTTTTTGATAGAAATTCGCCGTGTATCACTGGAATTTGCCAACCTTACATGACTAGAATTGCCATTGAAAGACGTCAGGGGCAGAGTGGCACACCCCTGACATGTGACACTTATCATTTGGGAAAAAGAAATGAAACCCCGCCCGCACCTTGGCCAACCCAAGTATGCGCGTGGGGAGCGAAGGGGTGCGGAGCTCTCGGCTTGGAGAACACCATCGACGTCGACCAGAGGTCGCCGGTGTTGGGAAATCTGAATGTTAGAGAAACATTTGTAGTGGCGACCTAGTATATCTGTTGGTAGCATTGCACGGCTGGTGAGGGGTGAAAATGTTGCTTCTTTTGTCAGCACAGTCTTCTCAATTCAGGTGCTTGCTGCAAATTTTGCAAGGGCATTGTCGACAGTTGTACCTCGTGAAGTAACATACAAGCTTAACGTGGCGCTTCATTTTTTGGTGATGGAGCAGGTGGAGTGGGTGCAATTTTGGGAAACTCAAAAGGAGAAGCCATGGCATGAGCATACTGGGGAGCTAGACCATCTTAGGCCGCGCTTGGATTGACTGTAAGTTAATATGGGTGTATCAATTTTACAAGTGTATCTTAATGTATTAGAGTATTTCCGGCCGAAAACGATACAGACCTGCAAAGGCGTGTATTTTTTCGGGTGTATCTGATAGAAATATGACAATCCAAACGAGGCCTTATGGATGTAGCCACGGGGAAGCAATGGCTCTTCGAAAGGGCCTGAAAGTCATTGAGAATTTGGGTTGCTCTTCTGTTATTATTGGGACTAACTCTCCGAAAGTTACTGATGCCTGCTATGGAGAAACTGAGATGATGGGCCCTTATGCAGCTATCATGATGCAACTTTTTGATATGATTCAATTACATGGCATGGTTCGTGTTCAGCACCGTCTGCGGGAAGCAAATAGCATGGCACACGAAATAGTTAGCCATGCTTTTGATTCTAGGTCGTCCGAGTTTTGTTTTGCAAGATATTCTGAATGATGTAATTCTTTTCTCTAGGAAATAAAGTGTGCCATGATGGCTTTTCGTAAAAAAATAAAACTCTCATTCCGGTCCAACAAGGCAACAACCTTGGAACGAACCGACTCAGACGAACCAGCCCGGCCCGGCTCGCAGTCGCAACCGCAAAGCGAATCCAATCACCGCACGGCTCTCCGCCCGCCACGCCACCACACCAAACCGCCGCGATGCCGCGTGCCGCCGGCCGACCGCCGCCGTCGGAGCAGGGCCCGAGCCCCTCCCCCTACACCCCGGCGGCGGACTCCTCCGTCGCGGCCCTCATCGACCGCGCCACCTCCACCACGGCCCCCTCCGTCGACCCCGCCCTCCTCCGGGCCATCAAGTCCTCGGCGCGCGCCTCCGACGGCGCCGTCCGcgacgccttccgcctcctcctctccctcatgGCCAAGCCCCACTCCCACGTGCGTAAGCCCCTCCCCCCGGATCTCCACTTCCCCCACCCCTAGACCCCTNNNNNNNNNNNNNNNNNNNNNNNNNNNNNNNNNNNNNNNNNNNNNNNNNNNNNNNNNNNNNNNNNNNNNNNNNNNNNNNNNNNNNNNNNNNNNNNNNNNNNNNNNNNNNNNNNNNNNNNNNNNNNNNNNNNNNNNCCTGGCGGCGTCGCTGATGTTAAAATCCCCCCCTTTGTTTGTGCGTGCGCAGGTGCGGCTCCTGGCCTTCAGCATCGTCGACGAGCTCTTCATGCGCTCCAAGCTCTTCCGCTCCCTCCTCGCGGACACGCTCGACGGGTTCCTCCCGCTGGCCGTCGGCTTCCGCACCAACGAGCAgctcccgccgcccgccgcctccgccgccacgcTCCGGAAGGCCGCCATCCAGGCGCTCGAGCGCTGGCACCACCTCTTCGGCGTGCACTACCGCCAGCTCCGTCTCGCCGTCGAGTACCTCAAGTCGTCCGCGCGCATCCAGTTCCCCGGCCTACGCGCGGCCGTCGAGGCCCGTGCCGCGCGGGAGGCACGCACGCAGGAGATCTTGACAGCCAAGGTCGAACAGCTGCGGTCCACGATTGAATCCATAAAGGCTGAAATCCGGTCCACCATCCAAGAGATCCGCAACGGGCTGGACATCATCCGGGCTGAGTATGAGAAATTCGAGCGTTATGcagacgatgatgacgaggaggaggagattgCTTCAATGGCGATGCGGAGTATCAGGACAGCATCGTTGATGGCCGGGCAATGGGTGCCTGAAACTCAGGAAAACGAGGCGGTTTTCGATGCGTTGAGGGAGGCGTACCGGCTCCTTGTATCGAAGCATTTCAGCACGATTCAGGATTGGATATCTGTGCTTGTCAGGGTCAATCTTGCAGATAATCGGTTCAGAGATTCTGCGTTGAAGGAATTCATCGATGTTAAGAATGAAATACGTGCTGTAAGAAGCCAGTGCAATGAGCTTGGTCTTGACCTTGATAATGTTCGTAGGAAGAAGGATGTTcaggaggaagacgaagaggatTGGGTGGAGGGAAAGATTGAAGTTCCTAGTCCTCCTAGAGTTGTGAGCAATCTAGATGTTGCAGGTTCCAGCAAGGACAATAGGAAGGGAAAGAGCATGGTGAATTCTGGCAATGGTGACATGCCAAATGGTGGTAATAGATCTCAGGAGATGGATCCAGAGAGAAAAAAGCTCCTTTCCGAAGCCCCTTTGGTATCATGGAGCTCTGTCTTGGATCGGTGGGGTTCAAATATGGATGCACATGTGAACCAGAGAGGGCTTGAGCTCGAGAGCCATTGGGGGAGGATGGATAATGACGCTGTTATACCTGCAGCAAAGATTGCAGAGTTAAACGTTCACCATTCTGTTTATAAAGAAGAGCCAGTTGAGATCCTACCATGTCATGCACCTCTGAAGAAAGGAGGTCTTTGCCAGAGAAGGGATCTCAAGATATGCCCTTTTCATGGGCCCATCATCCCACGTGATGCAAGAGGAAATCCAATTGGCAAAATTGGTGGCAGCTCTGATGCGGGAGGCGATCCGCTTGAGCAAAAAGTAGACATTCGTGAGGCAGGAGGAAATCCAATTAACACAAATGGAGGCATTGATAGTGAATATACACAGGAGGAGGGTCAGGAGCCCTCTACTTCAATGATGACAAGCATAAATAATGACACCAGCGACATTGATCTTAGTAAAATTACAGTGGATCAGTTGGCGATGCAAGCGATTAAGAATGTTCGGAAAAGGGATATGGACGACAAAGCACGGGAAAGAGCCCAACGTGCGAGAGTCCGCCAGCACAATGAAGATGTTCTGCGGCAAGCGGCTATTGCTTCAACGCCCCACTCAGCGGCAGCATATGGCCAGCCTTCGGAAGCACTGGGTCGACGTGGTCGACGTCGAGCTAAGACGAAGGAACCTACACTATCATCAATGCTGAAGAAGAAAGTTACCGCAAAAGATAGGATTGCAGGGAGGCTTCTAAATGGTCATGCTAGGGACGCAACAATAAGAGAAGCTTCTAATACTGAGGATATGACCTACAGGGAAGCATTCCCAAATCAGTGGCAGTGAAAGCACCCTGGGTAGGTCTTTCTTCATAATTAACAGTTTCGTTTTGCTGTGCTGTTGTATGGTGAGGTGTGGCTGATATTCCCTTGCACGCTTGAAGTGCTTGAAGTACGCGGGACGCTGAAGCTGCTTCCAACCTGTGCATGGAAAATTTCAGAAAGGGAAGTTGTAGACCATTTGTACTGGCAGTCGGATTGAGAATCCAAATCAGAACAACGCGACAGTAAACAAGCACTCGATTTTGTGAACATGCCAAGCAGTTTGTCCTTGTCGCCGACCTTCCTTCCACGATCATCCAGCTTCTCTGGAGCTACACCATCAACATCCGAGATTCTGAACTGGCCTTACAACAGCTCAGATGAGGCGGCGATAAACCGGATGATTGATACCTATCGTTTCCATTGCTAAGGAAGGGTTCCTGTTTACTGTTTTCTCTCTGGTCTTCTGTTCTGTTATCTTGGTTTTGCCTTGGCTTGTACCGGGCAATGAACACAGGTTGACTCTAGGTTGTATCTTCTGCAATGGAATTACTGTTAGCTATCGGATGTGTACCCAATGCCCCACAGTTTAGCTTGGTGCTGCCATCTTGTCTGCAGTGTGGTTCTTAGTTTCTGTAGAGTACATAATGTCAGCTCAACATTTTTTCCCATGTTCTGTATTTAACCCAGCAACCAAGTCTTTGAGTATGTGTTGTGCCACACTGTTCTTCTCCGTAAGCTTTATAATTTTGCAATGCCTTATAACTTGTTTGTTGCCGGATTTCTGGGCCTGACTGCAGAATGGTCAATTTTTGTCGCACAGCCGCTGTCGTGAACTGAAGATTTGTTTGGTAGCTCGCCATGGCTGCTTAAGATGTGAACTGAAGATGTGCTTTGCTTATGAAAAAAATTCTGACAAACTATTTCGCCCCTTTGTAACCTGTTTGTTGGATTTCTGGGCATTATTGCCAAATGGTCTAACACAATTTGTAGCACATTTTCTGTTATGgaatgtagatgtgcttgcatatgAAAACTGATGATACAAATTATAGTTGCTGTCTCCAGATGGGATGGGTCATGTAGATCCAGATGTATACATATTTTTGTCGTCGGCATGTAGTTGCCCAACCAGTGCCTCTCGGACTTGTTTTCATCGTTTCACGCGCCAGGTTGAAATTTGTATGTCCATCTATACATACTAACATTAAACTCATAACGTGATAGAAACAAATTTATTTTGCCCTTACTTACGATCATTGGTAATGAGTATTCATCGTCTATGTGTGTGGCCACTGAAGGAAAGTGCAAATAAGAACCATATTGTGCAGAGGTGGAGAAATATTTTGATGCGCCAAGTAATAAACAACCTAAATTATCTTCTTGCAGCCTTCAAATGATGAACATCCTAAATCTTTGATTGCCGGCCGCTGCTTCTTCAAGGTTTCAACGATATTGTATAAACTAGTGAAGTAAATATACTACCAGGTGCAAATATTCGTGCCCTAAGTGTTTTGATTGTTGTGTTGTTGTATGTGATAAGATGCTTATGTGCTCAAAAGTATAACAGACTTTTCgacaccttatcacaaaactacacaTATTCTACACACATTATCAGAAACTATATATTTAGCATCTACACAACCCCAGGGTCCAAAATTCCGTCAACAGGAATATTTCCCGCACAGGTAGGGGGATAGCCACCAAATGCAACCTGCGCCCGTGGTAGTGGGCCCGCCCATTCTGTTTGTTCTATGTTTCTCTCTAGTTTCCATCGATTTCATGAGCTGTTTTATTATTATTTTAGAAGTGTTTTTTCAGCctgttttttttgtatttttcctttcctttttatttcattttggttttaatttctCTAATTTCGTGAACTTCTAAGATTTGGAataatttttaaaattcatgaataatTTTATATTCATGAATTTCTTTTGAATTTCTTGCATACTATTTGAATGCATACACATTTATTGAATGGACATACTTTTAAAACATTTGAACAATTTTCTAAATTTGCTAAGATTATTTGAATTGACGAACATTTTGAAATTTGGAACATGTTTTGAAATTTAAGAATTGGTTTTTTGTTTGAGAAGATTGTTAGAAATTTGGAACATTTTTAGAAGTAATATTTCTGTACTGATGAACACTTTTCACACAATTTTTAATTTGTTAACACTGTTCTGAAATTAAGAAATATTTTATGCAATGGATGCacctttttttaattcatgaacactttttaaTTGGAGATGTGTTTAACAAATCCTGGATGAAGTTtacaaatattatttgaatctgagaacattttttaaaattcgtgtgaatatttttttgaaattctTGATTTTTTTTACCAATCtgcgaacatattttgaaattcatgaattgTTTTTAATAATAAACTATTCTTAGAAACATGGGGAATTTTCTAAAAATATTGTATGTTTTGTGTAcacatgaacattttaaaattatttttattgACGAATACTTTTTGAAATTCGGAATTATTTTTTGTTATTCATCCACGTTCATTAATTCATAAACAATTTTTGAATAGGCAAAAAAAATTCGAGATATGGGAACAATACTTGAAATGCGGAATTTTTTTGAATCGATGAACAGTTTTTGAAATTCGTAGCCATTTTTCAAATGCATGTGAATATTTTTGGAAGTTCATGattcttcaaaaaatgttccaACTTTTTTTGAATGCGTAAACATTTTTATTGGATACATATTTTGTGATATTTGGTATATAtttcaaattcacgaacattttttaacaCATGAATTATACAATTTGGAAGATTTTTTAAATTAGTGAATATGGTTTGCACACATGAACATTCTTTAAAATATTTAAATTCATGAATTGTTTTTGAAATCTTTGGTTagtttaaattcatgaacatttttttggaacCAGGAACACTTATAAGTCTGTGTACAATATTTGAAATTGAAGCATTTTTAATATTTAAGGAAATtttaaaatcctgaacattttttcatgaagcaaaaaaaaagaaaaaaatgaaaacaaaaatcCTCTTGGTGTTGGCCGAAATTTGCACATTTTTTTCCCAACGGCCATATTCTTGGTGTTGCTATATATACCCTCTCCCACTCCGGGAGAGGGTTGGCCACTTCATTTGATGTATACCCGAGAACCCTAACTGCTCCCTCTCACTCTTCAACATCAAACCCTAGACCCCGGAAGCGTTTGTGAGAGTTCTAAAGAGACTgttcaatcaagtgatagatccactccccaTCCCTCTTGTGACCAAAGAAAAATCACGCTTTGAGCAAGAGCATTTTTGCCTTTGATCTTGTTACTCCTAAAGGTTGGAAACACCTAGGTGGTAGGCATTCTTCAGAGAGGAATCGTTCATGGTGATTACCCCAAAAAGTTTATGATGGTTTGGAGaccacctcaaggtctaccaccTAAAAGCGCCTTTGTGGTATGGTTGCAAGGGGAGAATAGGGTAAATAACCTAAAGTACCTTCTTGCAGGCTTCAAATGATGAACATCCTAAATCTTTGATTACCGGCCGCTACTTCTTCAAGGTCCTGGGTTTCAGCAATATTGTAGGAACTAGTGAAGTAAATATACTGCAAATATTCGTGCCCTAAGTGTTTGATTTTTGCGTTTTTGTATGTGATAAGATGCTTATGTGCTCAAAAGTATAACTGGCCGTCCGACACCTTATTAAAAAAGAACACATATTCTGCACGCATTATAAGAAACTATATACATTTAACATTTACATAACCCAGGGTCCAAAATTTCGTCAACAATACTCATATTCCCCGCACAGGTAGGGGGTAGCTACTGAATGCACACTCCTACCCGCTAAAATGGGCCGGCACATATTGTTTGTTGTTTTGTTTTCTTCTGTGGTTTTCCATTGATTTCATGTGCTGTTTTTTCGTTTTATGTACTTTTTGTATGTTAGTTTTATCTATGTATATCAGAAACAATATACATTTAGCATATAAACAACCCCAGGGTCCAAAATTCCGCCAACGGGAATCATATTCTCCGCACGGGTAGGGGGATAGCCACCGAATGCGAACACCCGCCCGCACTAGTGGGCCGGCACATATTGTTTGTTATGTTCTTTCTTCTATGGTTTTCCATCGATTCCATGAGCTGGTTTATCATTTTATCTATGTTTTAGTCTTCCTATCTTTCcatttttccttctcttttttgtctaaatttttgtttttttttaatttcGAGATCTTCTAAAATTTGGAATAATTCATTGAAATTCACGATTCTTTTTAAAATTTGGCAATAATTTCCGAAATGCATACACACCTTTTTAAAAttgcaattttttttgaaatttgtgaagatTGTTTTATTCATTTTTCAAATTCATAGGAACATTTTGTTGAAATACCTGAATGTTTAAAAAAAATTGTAAATTTTATGAATGGgcgaatatttttttgaaatttggaACTTAATTAAGAAATCCTGAATTGTTTTCAATTCACCAACATTCATAGCAATTCGGATTTTTTTAAATTAATGATTATTTTCAATTCGTGATTTTTATAAATTCGTAAATATTATTGAAATTAATGCACATTTTTTAATGCATGAAAACATGTTGAATTGGCAAACGTTTTTTAAAATTGTGATGTTTCTCGAAATATGCGAAGATTGTTTGAATCGACAAACAATTTTTAAATTTTTGGCATATGTTTCAAATTtaggtgaacattttttgaaattaatcGCTTTTTCTTAAATTTCTGAGTTTTTGTTGAATTGATAAATATTTTTGTAAATTTGGGTAGATATTTTGAATATTCATAATTTTTTGAATTAACAAACAGTTTCAAAATGAATGAGTATTTTtcatattcatgaacattttcacaTTATTTTCGTGTTCATCAAGGGGCTACGTCAAGCAGGCCATGacacatacaaggaagaatcaagaaGCCTTGTCGTTCAAGACAATAACACCTCTTCATGGACATAGCCGACTAGGACTCATGTTATCCCAGGCTTCCGgtatcttatataaaccgaggttaggctagtcgatagaccaaTCTCAACACATCTTAGAGATGAAATAGACAATCTCATGGTAGAAGCATTTGTTCTCTATACTCCATCCGT
The Triticum dicoccoides isolate Atlit2015 ecotype Zavitan chromosome 3A, WEW_v2.0, whole genome shotgun sequence genome window above contains:
- the LOC119270334 gene encoding UV-stimulated scaffold protein A homolog; amino-acid sequence: MPRAAGRPPPSEQGPSPSPYTPAADSSVAALIDRATSTTAPSVDPALLRAIKSSARASDGAVRDAFRLLLSLMAKPHSHVRLLAFSIVDELFMRSKLFRSLLADTLDGFLPLAVGFRTNEQLPPPAASAATLRKAAIQALERWHHLFGVHYRQLRLAVEYLKSSARIQFPGLRAAVEARAAREARTQEILTAKVEQLRSTIESIKAEIRSTIQEIRNGLDIIRAEYEKFERYADDDDEEEEIASMAMRSIRTASLMAGQWVPETQENEAVFDALREAYRLLVSKHFSTIQDWISVLVRVNLADNRFRDSALKEFIDVKNEIRAVRSQCNELGLDLDNVRRKKDVQEEDEEDWVEGKIEVPSPPRVVSNLDVAGSSKDNRKGKSMVNSGNGDMPNGGNRSQEMDPERKKLLSEAPLVSWSSVLDRWGSNMDAHVNQRGLELESHWGRMDNDAVIPAAKIAELNVHHSVYKEEPVEILPCHAPLKKGGLCQRRDLKICPFHGPIIPRDARGNPIGKIGGSSDAGGDPLEQKVDIREAGGNPINTNGGIDSEYTQEEGQEPSTSMMTSINNDTSDIDLSKITVDQLAMQAIKNVRKRDMDDKARERAQRARVRQHNEDVLRQAAIASTPHSAAAYGQPSEALGRRGRRRAKTKEPTLSSMLKKKVTAKDRIAGRLLNGHARDATIREASNTEDMTYREAFPNQWQ